One window of Planctomycetia bacterium genomic DNA carries:
- a CDS encoding beta-hydroxyacyl-ACP dehydratase: MRFQLVDKIIELIPGQRIVTAKNLTLGEEYLADHFPMFPVLPGVLMLEALVQSAAWLIRASSDFKHSVIVLREVKGIKYGSFLEPGQQMKITIDATASGIDPQAELLTFKGQGERDGTSVVNGRIVLARYNLADKNPVYSSVDQKLIQGYRLEFARLWPGK, translated from the coding sequence ATGCGTTTTCAACTGGTTGACAAGATTATCGAATTGATACCAGGTCAAAGGATTGTCACGGCCAAAAACCTGACGCTGGGTGAGGAATATCTGGCAGATCATTTTCCCATGTTTCCGGTACTGCCTGGTGTTTTAATGCTGGAAGCACTGGTGCAGTCAGCAGCCTGGCTGATTCGTGCCAGCTCTGATTTCAAGCACAGTGTGATTGTGCTTCGCGAAGTGAAAGGGATCAAATACGGTTCTTTTCTGGAACCCGGTCAGCAAATGAAAATCACGATCGACGCAACTGCTAGTGGAATAGATCCCCAAGCAGAACTACTTACTTTCAAGGGTCAGGGAGAACGGGACGGAACCAGTGTTGTCAATGGACGCATAGTTCTCGCGAGGTATAACCTGGCAGACAAGAATCCCGTCTATTCATCGGTCGATCAAAAACTCATTCAAGGCTATCGGCTCGAATTTGCTCGATTGTGGCCTGGAAAATAG
- a CDS encoding beta-ketoacyl-[acyl-carrier-protein] synthase family protein, with translation MATSPRRIVITGFGLVTPIGMGREGTWQGLLAGKSAVKTIQSFDASGLMVQVAAELPGFDAKNLVDKKDRKQLRTMGKAIQIGFVAGSLALQDAGIKAGEFDPTRLGISFGASTISSELDELTPAAVKTVDPVTNSVNMKIWGNEGLPLMPPLWLLKYLPNFAAAHISILNNAQGPSNSITMGDVAGNLSVAEGRRILQRNIADIMLTGGSDSRISPLSIARMQIFYPFSHQTDSPETVCRPFDSKRSGVVLGEGAGILVLEELEHARKRQATIYAEVVGSGDACDFDMDGTGIAQAIHAAMKDANITAHDLDHIVAQGFSESKMDIAEAQGLKRAFGSACPPVLALKGYFGNTGAASGSIETAISALALQHGILPASINYENPDPACPVPVVTQKRPVSKDYSLKINFSDMGQCSVIVLKRWKNV, from the coding sequence ATGGCCACTTCACCACGTCGTATTGTCATCACCGGATTTGGGTTAGTTACACCGATTGGCATGGGGCGCGAAGGTACCTGGCAGGGATTACTTGCTGGCAAAAGTGCGGTTAAAACCATCCAGTCATTTGATGCCAGTGGATTAATGGTGCAAGTTGCAGCTGAATTACCCGGTTTTGATGCCAAAAATCTGGTTGACAAAAAAGACCGCAAACAGCTGAGAACGATGGGTAAGGCCATTCAAATTGGCTTTGTCGCCGGTTCGTTGGCTTTGCAGGACGCAGGGATCAAGGCAGGAGAGTTTGATCCAACTAGATTAGGAATCAGTTTTGGTGCGAGTACCATATCATCGGAGCTTGATGAGTTAACTCCAGCTGCGGTGAAGACGGTTGATCCTGTAACCAATTCGGTCAACATGAAAATATGGGGTAACGAAGGATTGCCATTGATGCCTCCCTTGTGGTTGCTGAAGTATTTGCCTAATTTTGCAGCAGCTCACATATCCATTCTCAACAATGCTCAGGGCCCCAGCAATTCGATAACTATGGGGGACGTAGCAGGCAATCTATCAGTTGCGGAAGGACGGCGAATTCTGCAGCGGAATATTGCTGACATCATGCTGACGGGTGGAAGTGACAGCCGTATCAGCCCGCTCAGCATTGCCCGAATGCAGATTTTCTACCCGTTTTCGCATCAGACGGATTCTCCTGAAACAGTGTGCAGGCCATTTGACAGCAAGCGATCTGGCGTGGTGTTAGGCGAAGGTGCAGGAATTTTGGTGCTGGAAGAGTTAGAGCATGCCCGAAAACGACAAGCTACCATCTACGCTGAAGTAGTTGGTTCAGGCGATGCTTGCGATTTCGACATGGATGGTACTGGAATCGCCCAAGCCATCCACGCTGCAATGAAAGATGCGAACATCACTGCACATGACCTCGATCATATCGTAGCCCAGGGATTCAGTGAATCGAAGATGGACATTGCAGAGGCTCAGGGACTTAAACGAGCCTTTGGTTCAGCTTGTCCACCAGTGTTGGCACTCAAAGGGTACTTTGGTAATACGGGAGCAGCTTCAGGCAGCATAGAAACAGCGATAAGTGCGTTGGCATTGCAGCATGGCATCCTGCCAGCATCAATCAATTATGAGAACCCAGACCCTGCCTGCCCTGTGCCTGTAGTTACCCAAAAACGTCCGGTAAGCAAAGATTACTCGTTGAAAATTAACTTTTCAGACATGGGACAATGCTCAGTAATTGTCCTGAAACGATGGAAAAACGTTTAA
- a CDS encoding beta-hydroxyacyl-ACP dehydratase, with product MRWMWIDRFTEFESRKSAKSVKNLSLAEDHFAQHFPGYPVMPVSLMLEGLAQTGGILVGEANNFQEKVVLAKIANAKFEREALAGETLIYSTNIVDLRPEGATIQGEVHSDGVKIGQAEIMFMHLDKARSGAIFGDKNFVFAGDLGNMLGLSRLKNNQTTPSA from the coding sequence ATGCGTTGGATGTGGATTGATCGATTTACCGAGTTTGAATCCAGAAAATCGGCCAAGTCAGTAAAAAATCTGAGCTTGGCCGAAGATCATTTTGCCCAGCATTTTCCTGGTTATCCTGTCATGCCTGTCAGTCTGATGCTGGAAGGATTGGCGCAGACCGGTGGGATTCTCGTTGGTGAAGCTAACAACTTTCAGGAAAAGGTGGTATTAGCCAAGATTGCCAATGCGAAATTCGAGCGGGAAGCGCTGGCGGGTGAAACACTGATCTACTCAACGAACATTGTGGATCTAAGGCCTGAAGGCGCTACCATTCAGGGCGAAGTACATTCCGATGGTGTAAAGATCGGACAAGCCGAAATCATGTTCATGCATCTGGATAAAGCCCGTTCCGGAGCGATCTTTGGTGACAAAAATTTCGTTTTTGCAGGCGATTTAGGAAATATGCTGGGTTTGTCCCGGTTAAAAAACAACCAGACAACTCCAAGCGCATAA
- a CDS encoding 3-oxoacyl-ACP reductase FabG translates to MRLAGKVAVVTGGARGIGKAISLAYAAEGAKVAIVYRGSKEAADALVSEIAGKGGSAKAYQCDASDRTAVNSCVENILKDMNQIDILVNNAGVIKDGLFLRMEPEHWDLVVNTNLGGTFNFTKPIVEAMFRVRKGRIINISSVAADRFNKGQCNYSASKGAINAFTKALAVEVASRGININAIAPGFIETDMSETVRNLAGDTIKNAIPMKRFGKPEDIAKVAVFLASDESAYMTGQVLTVDGGLGLGAMAG, encoded by the coding sequence ATGCGATTAGCTGGAAAAGTAGCAGTTGTGACAGGTGGCGCACGTGGCATTGGGAAAGCCATTAGTCTGGCTTACGCTGCAGAAGGAGCTAAGGTTGCCATCGTATATCGAGGCAGCAAAGAAGCAGCAGATGCACTGGTGAGCGAGATTGCAGGCAAAGGCGGTTCAGCCAAGGCATATCAATGTGATGCTTCCGACAGAACAGCAGTAAATAGTTGTGTCGAGAACATTCTGAAGGACATGAATCAGATCGATATCCTGGTGAACAATGCTGGGGTGATCAAAGATGGCCTGTTTCTTCGCATGGAACCGGAACATTGGGACCTGGTGGTAAACACCAACCTGGGTGGCACCTTTAATTTCACCAAGCCAATCGTCGAAGCCATGTTCCGCGTACGTAAAGGTAGAATCATCAACATTTCCAGCGTGGCGGCAGACCGCTTCAACAAGGGGCAATGTAATTACTCGGCGAGTAAAGGCGCAATCAATGCATTTACCAAAGCCTTGGCAGTAGAAGTGGCAAGTCGTGGCATCAATATTAACGCTATTGCCCCTGGCTTTATCGAAACGGATATGAGCGAAACTGTTCGTAACCTGGCAGGCGATACCATCAAGAATGCGATTCCCATGAAGCGTTTCGGCAAGCCTGAAGACATTGCCAAAGTGGCAGTTTTTCTGGCTAGTGATGAAAGTGCTTACATGACCGGGCAGGTACTGACGGTCGACGGAGGACTCGGTTTAGGCGCGATGGCTGGCTAA
- a CDS encoding acyl carrier protein — translation MTKEAIFEKVKATLADSLNADPEDIKPEARLAADLGAESIDFLDIVFRLERGFNTKIPRDELFPEAIFQQDPKFVKDGMVTPDGLNELKAKLPFADVDKFAKNPQVKNLGDLFTVDMVTSFIEHKLKAGS, via the coding sequence ATGACGAAGGAAGCAATTTTTGAGAAAGTCAAAGCCACACTGGCAGACTCACTCAATGCTGACCCGGAAGATATCAAGCCTGAAGCCAGGCTTGCAGCAGATCTGGGTGCAGAATCAATTGATTTTCTGGATATTGTGTTTCGGTTGGAGCGTGGTTTCAATACGAAGATTCCTCGCGATGAACTGTTCCCCGAAGCAATTTTCCAGCAGGATCCCAAGTTTGTGAAGGATGGCATGGTAACGCCGGATGGCCTCAACGAATTGAAAGCCAAGCTTCCCTTTGCTGATGTCGACAAGTTTGCCAAGAATCCACAGGTGAAAAACCTCGGTGATTTGTTCACGGTGGACATGGTAACCAGTTTCATTGAACACAAGCTGAAAGCTGGCAGTTAA